One genomic segment of Actinoplanes ianthinogenes includes these proteins:
- a CDS encoding SGNH/GDSL hydrolase family protein — MRRLAALILFLGALCLPSAAAQAAESNGGVRVMPLGDSITDGYNVPGGYRIGLWQRLAGNGTLTDFVGSGSNGPAGLGDHDHEGHSGWRIDQLDANIVGWIRQADPRTVLLHIGTNDIGQNHDVANAPARLSALIDKIRANAPQVQLFVAQITPTANAANEQKTQTFNAALPGIVAQKGPLTHLVDMHSALTTADLADGLHPNAGGYDKMAARWFAALQSVPGSLATLTTPPVGGTVVLSNPQSRRCLDDSSGNGTDGATVHLWDCHGGANQKWTRTAAGELRGAGGKCLDVYGNGTANGTRVTVWTCHGGANQRFTFGASGTITGVASGKCVDVNAGGTTNGTKVQIWDCNRTGAQVWSAR, encoded by the coding sequence ATGAGACGACTCGCAGCCCTCATCCTGTTCCTCGGCGCGCTCTGCCTGCCCTCCGCCGCCGCACAGGCGGCCGAATCCAACGGCGGCGTACGCGTGATGCCGCTCGGGGACTCCATCACCGACGGCTACAACGTTCCGGGCGGCTACCGCATCGGGCTCTGGCAGCGCCTCGCCGGCAACGGCACGCTGACCGATTTCGTCGGCTCCGGCTCGAACGGGCCGGCCGGCCTCGGCGACCACGACCACGAGGGCCACTCGGGCTGGCGCATCGACCAGCTCGACGCGAACATCGTCGGCTGGATCCGGCAGGCCGACCCGCGCACCGTCCTGCTGCACATCGGCACCAACGACATCGGGCAGAACCACGACGTCGCCAACGCCCCGGCCCGGCTGTCCGCGCTGATCGACAAGATCCGGGCGAACGCCCCGCAGGTGCAGCTGTTCGTCGCGCAGATCACCCCCACCGCGAACGCCGCGAACGAGCAGAAGACCCAGACGTTCAACGCGGCCCTGCCCGGCATCGTCGCCCAGAAGGGGCCGCTCACCCACCTGGTCGACATGCACTCCGCGCTGACCACCGCCGACCTGGCCGACGGCCTGCACCCGAACGCCGGCGGGTACGACAAGATGGCCGCCCGCTGGTTCGCCGCGCTCCAGTCGGTGCCCGGCAGCCTGGCCACGCTGACCACCCCGCCGGTCGGTGGCACGGTCGTGCTCTCCAACCCGCAGTCCCGGCGCTGCCTGGACGACAGCAGCGGCAACGGCACCGACGGCGCCACCGTGCACCTCTGGGACTGCCACGGCGGCGCCAACCAGAAGTGGACCCGCACCGCGGCCGGTGAGCTGCGCGGCGCCGGCGGCAAGTGCCTCGACGTGTACGGCAACGGCACCGCCAACGGCACCCGGGTCACCGTCTGGACCTGCCACGGCGGCGCCAACCAGCGGTTCACCTTCGGCGCCTCCGGCACGATCACCGGGGTGGCCTCCGGGAAGTGCGTCGACGTCAACGCCGGCGGCACCACCAACGGCACGAAGGTGCAGATCTGGGACTGCAACCGCACCGGCGCCCAGGTGTGGTCCGCCCGCTGA
- a CDS encoding vanadium-dependent haloperoxidase, whose amino-acid sequence MPVLATARSRAGATLLGLVTAATVGAAAPAAAEPVTTDSVLVWYDATAAAITAGGATTQVTNNRTWAIAWLAAARAQNTTHSPLGRRAALAGAVHQTLATLIPGQQAAADATLAAELAALPDRKPVRDGVAAGRAAAQRLIAERTGDGLDPASVNTPFTVPAAAPGVWQPTPPAYAPAAQYGNRVARPFVLRSAAQFRPAAPPALGTERYETDLAEVKAYGSATSTVRTQAQTDTATFWLGSSLTLYTPILRAAVAQSPASIADRTRLVALFHVAAVDTQIATSDAKYAYQRWRPVTAIQAGGDTAWLPLHATPAHPDYPSGHNTYSGSAEGVLTGLTGPHARQPYTIGSPTAPGVTRTYTDWHQPSVENVDARVFSGIHTRNADLAGIRLGSDVARYVLRQAPALLR is encoded by the coding sequence ATGCCTGTCCTGGCCACCGCCCGCTCCCGGGCCGGTGCAACCTTGCTCGGCCTCGTCACCGCCGCGACCGTGGGCGCCGCCGCACCCGCGGCCGCCGAGCCGGTCACCACCGATTCCGTGCTGGTCTGGTACGACGCGACCGCCGCCGCGATCACGGCCGGTGGCGCGACGACCCAGGTCACCAACAACCGCACCTGGGCGATCGCCTGGCTCGCCGCGGCCCGCGCGCAGAACACGACGCACTCGCCGCTCGGCCGGCGCGCCGCCCTGGCCGGCGCCGTGCACCAGACGCTGGCCACGCTGATCCCCGGCCAGCAGGCGGCGGCCGACGCCACGCTCGCCGCCGAGCTCGCGGCCCTGCCGGACCGCAAGCCTGTCCGCGACGGCGTGGCGGCCGGGCGGGCCGCGGCGCAGCGGCTGATCGCCGAGCGCACCGGCGACGGACTCGACCCGGCCTCGGTGAACACGCCGTTCACGGTGCCGGCCGCCGCGCCCGGCGTCTGGCAGCCGACGCCACCGGCGTACGCCCCGGCCGCCCAGTACGGCAACCGGGTCGCCCGCCCGTTCGTGCTGCGCTCCGCCGCCCAGTTCCGGCCCGCCGCTCCCCCGGCGCTCGGGACCGAGCGGTACGAGACCGACCTGGCCGAGGTCAAGGCGTACGGCTCGGCGACCAGCACGGTGCGCACCCAGGCGCAGACCGACACGGCGACGTTCTGGCTCGGCTCGTCGCTGACGCTGTACACGCCGATCCTGCGCGCCGCCGTGGCCCAGTCGCCCGCGTCGATCGCCGATCGCACCCGCCTGGTGGCGCTGTTCCACGTCGCCGCGGTGGACACCCAGATCGCCACCTCCGACGCCAAGTACGCGTACCAGCGGTGGCGCCCGGTGACCGCGATCCAGGCCGGCGGTGACACCGCGTGGCTGCCGCTGCACGCCACCCCGGCGCACCCGGATTACCCGAGCGGGCACAACACCTACTCGGGTTCGGCCGAGGGCGTGCTCACCGGGCTGACCGGGCCGCACGCGCGGCAGCCGTACACGATCGGCAGCCCCACCGCGCCGGGCGTGACCCGCACCTACACCGACTGGCACCAGCCCAGTGTGGAGAACGTCGACGCCCGCGTCTTCTCCGGCATCCACACCCGCAACGCCGACCTGGCCGGCATCCGCCTGGGCAGCGACGTCGCCCGCTACGTCCTGCGTCAGGCACCCGCCCTGCTGCGCTGA
- a CDS encoding LLM class flavin-dependent oxidoreductase, translated as MKFQVLDILPNLTNPVTGREIRPDERFSQALTSARYAEEFGFDAVGIGERHAGAFLSSGVSVLLGAVAATTSRVRVTTGVSVLSIHDPLRVAEDYATVDQLSRGRLDLVIGKGNELRQLPMFGITNGDQWDALAEKYELLRRLWREEEVTWDGRFREPLDRVTSLPRPYAGAPRVWHGSATTLTSAELAARWGDPLFSANAIQPRDNYTVLIEHYRRRYAEHGHDPRFAYVGAGAGFLYLADTTQQAREAFGPTYERIVEYFNQPGNHTPGNEMTFASIDDAIARGPVLVGSPQQIAEKILWFHEAFGHDLQSFSLPTMIPHEQQLAMLERLAAEVLPVVRKAAPTTLWGDDDPYGGRPAAYGRTVADAAAEIEKTRAR; from the coding sequence GTGAAATTCCAGGTTCTCGACATCCTGCCGAACCTCACGAACCCGGTCACCGGGCGGGAGATCCGGCCGGACGAGCGCTTCTCGCAGGCACTGACGTCGGCGCGGTACGCCGAGGAGTTCGGTTTCGACGCGGTCGGGATCGGGGAACGGCATGCCGGCGCGTTTCTGTCCAGCGGGGTGAGTGTGCTGCTCGGGGCGGTCGCGGCCACCACCAGCCGGGTCCGGGTCACGACCGGGGTGTCGGTGCTGTCGATCCACGACCCGCTGCGGGTGGCCGAGGACTACGCCACCGTCGACCAGCTCTCCCGGGGCCGGCTCGACCTGGTCATCGGCAAGGGCAACGAGCTGCGCCAGCTGCCGATGTTCGGGATCACGAACGGCGACCAGTGGGACGCCCTGGCCGAGAAGTACGAGCTGCTGCGCCGGCTGTGGCGGGAGGAGGAGGTGACCTGGGACGGCCGGTTCCGCGAGCCGCTCGACCGGGTCACCAGCCTGCCCCGGCCCTACGCCGGCGCCCCGCGCGTCTGGCACGGCTCGGCCACCACGCTGACCTCGGCGGAGCTCGCCGCCCGCTGGGGTGACCCGCTGTTCTCCGCCAACGCCATCCAGCCCCGGGACAACTACACGGTGCTGATCGAGCACTACCGGCGGCGGTACGCCGAGCACGGCCACGACCCGCGGTTCGCCTATGTCGGGGCGGGCGCCGGGTTCCTTTACCTGGCCGACACCACGCAGCAGGCCCGGGAGGCGTTCGGGCCGACCTACGAGCGCATCGTCGAGTACTTCAACCAGCCGGGCAACCACACGCCCGGCAACGAGATGACGTTCGCGAGCATCGACGACGCGATCGCCCGGGGGCCGGTGCTGGTCGGCTCGCCGCAGCAGATCGCCGAGAAGATCCTCTGGTTCCACGAGGCGTTCGGGCACGACCTCCAGTCGTTCAGCCTGCCCACGATGATCCCGCACGAGCAGCAGCTGGCCATGCTGGAACGCCTGGCGGCCGAGGTGCTCCCGGTGGTGCGCAAGGCGGCGCCGACGACGCTGTGGGGCGACGACGACCCGTACGGCGGGCGGCCCGCGGCGTACGGGCGTACCGTCGCGGACGCCGCCGCCGAGATCGAGAAGACCCGGGCCCGGTGA
- the lon gene encoding endopeptidase La: MVVPIELDEAAQAAVDAARTSAGSELLIAPRLEDRYASHGVVASVRRVGKSRTGSPAAVLRTGVRARIGSGVTGPGAALWVEAEPVVAGPIGEHARELAAEYKQLVVSVLQRREAWQVIESVSAIDDPGDLADTAGWAPYLSNDRKRELLETPDVEARLRLLIEWTQAFLTESEVNDTIEADVRESVEKRNREYLLREQLKAIRKELGEGEPDGKDDYRARVEAADLPDAVREAALREVGKLEGAGDQNPEAGWIRTWLDTVLDLPWAVRTTDTTDLTAARAVLDADHHGLDEVKERIVEYLGIRARREERGLATVGGRGSGAVILLAGPPGVGKTSLGESVARTLGRKFVRVALGGVRDEAEIRGHRRTYVGALPGRIVRAIREAGSMNPVVLLDEVDKVGSDYRGDPAAALLEVLDPAQNHTFRDHYLDLDLDLSDVLFIATANVLETIPQALFDRMELIAIDGYTENDKVAIARDFLVPRQLERAALSEGEVTVTEDALREIAANYTREAGVRSFERLLAKAFRKVALGQLPATVDAGDLKDLIGRPRFTPESGERTAVPGVATGLAVTGMGGDVLYIEASLLPGDKGGLSVTGQLGDVMKESAQIALSYVRAHAEELGISPEQLDHPIHLHVPAGAVPKDGPSAGVTMTTALVSLLLGRNVRAEVGMTGEVSLTGRVLPIGGVKQKLLAAQRSGLTEVYLPRRNEPDLDDVPADVLAALTVHIVADVREILATALEPVSGGVVTAA; this comes from the coding sequence ATGGTCGTCCCGATCGAGCTCGACGAGGCCGCCCAGGCCGCCGTCGACGCGGCTCGCACCTCGGCCGGCTCGGAACTGCTCATCGCGCCACGGCTGGAGGACCGTTACGCCTCGCACGGCGTGGTGGCCAGCGTCCGCCGGGTCGGCAAGTCCCGCACCGGATCGCCGGCCGCCGTGTTGCGCACCGGCGTGCGCGCCCGCATCGGCAGCGGCGTGACCGGCCCCGGCGCGGCCCTCTGGGTCGAGGCCGAGCCGGTCGTCGCCGGCCCGATCGGCGAGCACGCCCGCGAGCTGGCCGCCGAATACAAGCAGCTGGTGGTCTCGGTGCTGCAACGCCGCGAGGCGTGGCAGGTGATCGAGTCGGTCAGCGCCATCGACGACCCCGGCGACCTGGCCGACACCGCGGGCTGGGCGCCGTATCTGTCCAACGACCGCAAGCGCGAGCTGCTGGAGACCCCCGACGTCGAGGCCCGGCTGCGGCTGCTGATCGAGTGGACCCAGGCCTTCCTGACCGAGTCCGAGGTCAACGACACCATCGAGGCCGACGTCCGGGAGTCGGTCGAGAAGCGCAACCGGGAGTACCTGCTGCGCGAGCAGCTCAAGGCGATCCGCAAGGAGCTCGGCGAGGGCGAGCCGGACGGCAAGGACGACTACCGGGCCCGGGTCGAGGCGGCCGACCTGCCCGACGCGGTCCGCGAGGCGGCGCTGCGCGAGGTCGGCAAGCTGGAGGGCGCCGGCGACCAGAACCCGGAGGCGGGCTGGATCCGGACCTGGCTGGACACGGTGCTCGACCTGCCCTGGGCGGTGCGGACCACGGACACCACCGACCTGACCGCGGCCCGCGCCGTCCTCGACGCCGACCACCACGGCCTCGACGAGGTCAAGGAGCGGATCGTCGAATACCTGGGCATCCGCGCCCGCCGCGAGGAGCGCGGCCTGGCGACCGTCGGCGGCCGCGGCTCCGGCGCGGTGATCCTGCTGGCCGGCCCGCCCGGAGTCGGCAAGACCTCGCTCGGCGAGTCGGTCGCCCGCACCCTGGGCCGCAAGTTCGTCCGGGTCGCCCTCGGCGGCGTGCGCGACGAGGCGGAGATCCGCGGGCACCGGCGCACCTACGTCGGCGCACTGCCCGGCCGGATCGTGCGGGCCATCCGCGAGGCCGGCTCGATGAACCCGGTGGTGCTGCTCGACGAGGTCGACAAGGTCGGCAGCGACTACCGCGGCGACCCGGCGGCGGCGCTGCTGGAGGTGCTGGACCCGGCGCAGAACCACACGTTCCGCGACCACTACCTCGACCTCGACCTGGACCTGTCCGACGTGCTGTTCATCGCCACGGCCAACGTCCTGGAGACGATCCCGCAGGCGCTGTTCGACCGGATGGAGCTGATCGCGATCGACGGCTACACCGAGAACGACAAGGTCGCCATCGCCCGCGACTTCCTGGTGCCCCGGCAGCTGGAGCGGGCCGCCCTGAGCGAGGGCGAGGTGACCGTCACCGAGGACGCATTGCGCGAGATCGCCGCCAATTACACCCGGGAAGCCGGCGTACGCTCGTTCGAGCGCTTGCTGGCCAAGGCGTTCCGCAAGGTCGCTCTCGGGCAGCTGCCGGCCACCGTCGACGCCGGCGACCTCAAGGACCTGATCGGCCGGCCCCGGTTCACCCCCGAGTCGGGGGAGCGGACCGCCGTCCCCGGCGTGGCCACCGGTCTCGCCGTCACCGGGATGGGCGGCGACGTGCTCTACATCGAGGCGTCGCTGCTGCCCGGCGACAAGGGCGGGCTGTCGGTCACCGGCCAGCTCGGCGACGTGATGAAGGAGTCGGCGCAGATCGCGCTCTCCTACGTCCGGGCGCACGCCGAGGAGCTGGGCATCTCGCCGGAGCAGCTGGACCACCCGATCCACCTGCACGTGCCGGCGGGCGCGGTGCCCAAGGACGGTCCGTCCGCCGGCGTCACGATGACCACCGCGCTGGTCTCGCTGCTGCTCGGCCGCAACGTGCGCGCCGAGGTCGGGATGACCGGCGAGGTGTCGCTGACCGGCCGGGTCCTGCCGATCGGCGGCGTCAAGCAGAAGCTGCTCGCCGCCCAGCGGTCCGGGCTCACCGAGGTGTACCTGCCGCGGCGCAACGAGCCCGACCTCGACGACGTCCCCGCCGACGTGCTCGCCGCGCTGACCGTGCACATCGTCGCCGACGTCCGGGAGATCCTGGCCACCGCGCTGGAGCCGGTCTCCGGCGGTGTGGTCACGGCGGCCTGA
- a CDS encoding IS110 family transposase: MPSITPDDAAIDVFGGVDTHQDTHTAAVIDLVGRVLGTQQFPATAAGYCALLAWMRALGRLGGVGVEGTGAYGAGLTRLLRDQDVTVIEVDRPDRKTRRFQGKSDPIDAIQAAKAALAGERTGVPQQRDGRVEALRNLRVSRRSAIDQRADTQRQIKTLIVTAADDLRTQLRGLSVSNLVATCANLRPERADAGSPVTATKIALRSLARRHQQLTIEIADLDELLEPLTAAINPGLRAANGVGADVAGQLLVTAGENHDRLGSEPAFAMLCGVAPIPASSGKTTRHRLNRGGDRQANKALYRVVLCRLRWDPDTRAYAERRTKEGLSKKEIIRCLKRYVARELYQLITSNDLELAA; the protein is encoded by the coding sequence ATGCCCTCCATTACACCTGACGACGCCGCGATCGACGTCTTCGGTGGCGTCGACACCCACCAGGACACCCACACCGCCGCAGTGATCGACCTGGTCGGGCGGGTGCTGGGCACCCAGCAGTTCCCCGCCACTGCGGCCGGATACTGCGCCTTGCTGGCCTGGATGCGTGCACTCGGCCGCCTCGGCGGTGTAGGCGTCGAGGGCACCGGCGCCTACGGCGCCGGGCTCACCCGGCTACTACGCGATCAAGACGTCACGGTGATCGAAGTCGACCGGCCTGACCGCAAGACCCGCCGCTTTCAGGGCAAGTCCGACCCGATCGACGCCATCCAGGCCGCCAAGGCCGCCCTTGCCGGGGAGCGCACCGGTGTTCCCCAACAGCGTGACGGCCGGGTCGAGGCCCTACGCAACCTGCGCGTGTCTCGGCGCAGCGCCATCGACCAGCGCGCCGACACCCAGCGTCAGATCAAAACCCTGATCGTCACCGCCGCCGACGACCTGCGCACTCAGCTCCGCGGCCTGAGTGTCTCGAACCTGGTTGCCACCTGCGCGAACCTACGACCCGAGCGTGCCGACGCCGGCTCCCCGGTCACCGCCACGAAGATCGCGCTACGCTCGCTGGCCCGCCGCCACCAGCAGCTCACCATCGAGATCGCCGACCTCGACGAACTCCTGGAGCCATTGACCGCCGCGATCAACCCCGGCCTGCGCGCCGCGAACGGCGTCGGCGCCGATGTCGCCGGCCAACTCCTGGTCACCGCCGGGGAAAACCATGACCGGCTCGGCTCCGAGCCGGCGTTCGCCATGCTGTGCGGCGTCGCGCCGATCCCTGCATCGTCGGGCAAGACCACCCGCCACCGCCTCAACCGCGGCGGCGACCGCCAAGCCAACAAAGCCCTCTACCGCGTCGTACTCTGCCGCCTGCGCTGGGACCCTGACACCCGCGCCTACGCCGAACGACGCACCAAAGAAGGCCTTTCCAAAAAAGAAATCATCCGCTGCCTCAAACGCTACGTCGCCCGCGAGCTCTACCAACTCATCACATCAAACGACCTCGAACTCGCCGCTTGA
- a CDS encoding beta-class carbonic anhydrase produces MSVTDELLQNAESYAASFDKGELPLPPAKHVAVLACMDARLNPYGLLGLAEGDAHVIRNAGGVVTADGLRSLAISQRLLGTTEIILIHHTDCGMLTFTDDGFKASIQAEVGIKPSWAAEAFPDLDEDVRQSVRRILDDPFIPVKDSVRGFVYEVGTGRLREVK; encoded by the coding sequence ATGAGCGTGACCGACGAACTGCTCCAGAACGCCGAGAGCTACGCCGCCTCGTTCGACAAGGGCGAGCTGCCCCTGCCACCCGCGAAGCACGTCGCCGTCCTGGCCTGCATGGACGCGCGGCTCAACCCGTACGGACTGCTGGGTCTCGCCGAAGGCGACGCGCACGTGATCCGCAACGCCGGTGGCGTGGTCACCGCCGACGGGCTGCGCAGCCTGGCGATCAGCCAGCGACTGCTCGGCACCACCGAGATCATCCTGATCCACCACACCGACTGCGGCATGCTCACCTTCACCGACGACGGCTTCAAGGCGAGCATCCAGGCCGAGGTCGGCATCAAGCCGTCCTGGGCCGCCGAGGCCTTCCCCGACCTGGACGAGGACGTCCGCCAGTCGGTGCGCCGGATCCTGGACGACCCGTTCATCCCGGTGAAGGACTCGGTGCGCGGCTTCGTCTACGAGGTCGGGACCGGCCGCCTGCGCGAGGTCAAGTAG
- a CDS encoding helix-turn-helix domain-containing protein translates to MADVMHRSRPLLRTLVGDVLRRRRREQERTLAEVARDASVSVQYLSEVERGRKEASSEIVAAVCDSLGIELADLLAEVGRDLVVHRAPVVRLETARVRLEAARPHRAARMPRSSGAGEVVLLAA, encoded by the coding sequence ATGGCAGACGTGATGCACCGCTCCCGGCCCCTGCTCCGGACGCTCGTCGGCGACGTGTTGCGCCGGCGGCGCCGGGAGCAGGAGCGGACCCTGGCCGAGGTCGCCCGGGACGCCAGTGTCTCGGTGCAGTACCTCTCCGAGGTCGAACGTGGCCGCAAGGAGGCGAGCTCGGAGATCGTCGCCGCGGTCTGCGACTCGCTCGGGATCGAGCTGGCCGACCTGCTGGCCGAGGTGGGACGCGACCTGGTCGTGCACCGCGCCCCCGTGGTCCGGCTGGAGACCGCCCGGGTCCGGCTGGAGGCCGCCCGCCCGCACCGGGCCGCGCGGATGCCGCGCAGCTCCGGCGCCGGCGAGGTCGTCCTGCTCGCCGCCTGA
- a CDS encoding DUF1684 domain-containing protein — translation MSEQQWATWHAEHERRLADPHGFLAITSLNYLTTEPQRFPDAPGAWHTGPQGVVVELAAGESLTLDGVTLTGRHEFGELAERSSVFPAFGEAVVEVAKRGGFDIVRPRHPSHPLLVRFHGVPAYGFTERWRLTGRYVPLDQPRDVTVGAAVEGLEHVYESPGRVEFTVGDVDLALTVFNGREPGSLFALFTDRTSGVTTYAANRSLAIDAPDADGTVVLDFNRATNLVCAYTDYATCPLPPAENRLPVAIEAGEKIPYERLAPVG, via the coding sequence ATGAGCGAACAGCAGTGGGCGACCTGGCACGCCGAGCACGAGCGCCGGCTGGCCGATCCGCACGGATTCCTGGCCATCACCAGCCTGAACTACCTGACCACCGAGCCGCAGCGCTTCCCGGACGCGCCGGGCGCCTGGCACACCGGCCCGCAGGGCGTCGTCGTCGAGCTGGCCGCCGGCGAGTCACTGACCCTGGACGGCGTCACCCTCACCGGCCGGCACGAGTTCGGCGAACTCGCCGAGCGCAGCAGCGTCTTCCCCGCGTTCGGCGAGGCGGTCGTCGAGGTGGCCAAGCGCGGCGGCTTCGACATCGTCCGGCCGCGGCACCCGTCGCACCCGCTGCTGGTGCGGTTCCACGGGGTGCCCGCCTACGGGTTCACCGAGCGGTGGCGACTGACCGGGCGTTACGTGCCGCTCGACCAGCCGCGCGACGTGACGGTCGGCGCCGCGGTCGAGGGTCTGGAGCACGTCTACGAGTCCCCCGGCCGGGTCGAGTTCACGGTCGGCGACGTCGACCTGGCGCTCACCGTCTTCAACGGACGCGAACCGGGCTCGCTGTTCGCCCTGTTCACCGACCGGACCTCGGGCGTCACCACGTACGCCGCGAACCGCAGCCTGGCGATCGACGCGCCGGACGCGGACGGCACCGTGGTCCTCGACTTCAACCGGGCGACCAACCTGGTCTGTGCCTACACCGACTACGCGACCTGCCCGCTGCCTCCGGCCGAGAACCGTCTGCCGGTCGCGATCGAGGCGGGCGAGAAGATTCCGTACGAGCGACTCGCCCCGGTCGGCTGA
- a CDS encoding NADPH:quinone oxidoreductase family protein encodes MHVTRFGGPEVLTLAEVPVPVPAAGQSLVTVDAAGVNFADTSRIAGSYQPTPRVPFVPGTEVVGRTADGRRVLATTFEGGGFAERAVVDDATTVRVPDGVGDADALALLVQGLTAWHLLRGSARLGPGETVVVNAAAGGVGSLLIQLAGHFGAGRVIATASTAAKREVALSLGADAAVSGEADGYSERILAANAGRPVDVVLDAVGGPVFGAGLATLANFGRLVTYGNASRLPKPPVDLDTLTDRNLAVCGFWLRPALTVPGAFREPLEAMFDLVAAGALRPVTGAAYPLDRARQAFEDLLARRTTGKITLTPIA; translated from the coding sequence GTGCACGTCACCCGCTTCGGCGGGCCCGAGGTGCTGACCCTGGCCGAGGTCCCGGTCCCGGTGCCGGCGGCCGGGCAGTCACTGGTCACGGTGGACGCCGCCGGGGTCAACTTCGCCGACACGAGCCGGATCGCCGGGAGCTATCAGCCCACGCCGCGGGTCCCGTTCGTGCCGGGCACCGAGGTGGTCGGGCGCACCGCGGACGGCCGCCGCGTGCTGGCGACCACGTTCGAGGGAGGCGGGTTCGCCGAGCGGGCGGTGGTGGACGACGCGACGACCGTGCGGGTGCCCGACGGGGTGGGTGACGCCGACGCGCTGGCGCTGCTGGTGCAGGGCCTGACCGCCTGGCACCTGCTGCGCGGCTCGGCCCGGCTCGGCCCGGGCGAGACGGTCGTGGTGAACGCCGCGGCGGGTGGTGTCGGCTCGTTGCTGATCCAGCTGGCCGGGCACTTCGGCGCCGGCCGGGTCATCGCCACCGCCTCGACGGCCGCCAAGCGGGAAGTGGCGCTGTCGCTCGGCGCCGACGCCGCGGTCTCCGGCGAGGCCGACGGCTATTCCGAGCGGATCCTCGCGGCCAACGCGGGCCGGCCGGTCGACGTCGTTCTGGACGCGGTCGGCGGGCCGGTGTTCGGCGCGGGCCTGGCGACGCTGGCGAACTTCGGGCGACTGGTGACCTACGGCAACGCGTCGCGGCTGCCGAAGCCACCGGTCGACCTGGACACCCTGACCGATCGCAACCTGGCCGTCTGCGGCTTCTGGCTGCGTCCGGCCCTGACCGTCCCGGGCGCGTTCCGGGAGCCGCTGGAGGCGATGTTCGACCTCGTCGCCGCCGGCGCCCTGCGGCCGGTGACCGGCGCGGCCTATCCACTGGACCGGGCCCGGCAGGCGTTCGAGGATCTGCTGGCGCGTCGCACCACCGGCAAAATCACGCTAACTCCTATAGCCTAA
- a CDS encoding ClpP family protease gives MSQYTIPTVVEKTPSGERAFDVYSRLLADRIIFLGTEIDDGVANVVIAQLIHLESSGEQEIGLYINSPGGSFSALTAIYDTMNFVRCDIATICVGQAASSAAALLAAGTPGKRSVLRHAKVTLHQTTSQARGTLPDLAVEAKEVARVRAEMDQILAEHTGHPAAKIREDTDRKMALSAHDAVAYGLADRVITHREPRAYRLNAA, from the coding sequence ATGAGCCAGTACACGATTCCGACGGTGGTCGAGAAGACGCCGAGCGGGGAGCGCGCCTTCGACGTCTACTCCCGGCTGCTGGCCGACCGGATCATCTTCCTCGGCACCGAGATCGACGACGGTGTCGCCAATGTGGTGATCGCCCAGCTGATCCACCTGGAGTCCAGCGGGGAGCAGGAGATCGGGCTGTACATCAACTCTCCCGGCGGCTCGTTCAGCGCGCTGACCGCGATCTACGACACGATGAACTTCGTCCGGTGCGACATCGCCACCATCTGCGTCGGACAGGCCGCCTCGTCGGCCGCGGCGCTGCTGGCGGCCGGCACGCCGGGCAAGCGCTCGGTGCTGCGGCACGCCAAGGTCACCCTGCACCAGACCACCAGCCAGGCCCGGGGCACGCTGCCGGACCTGGCCGTGGAGGCCAAGGAGGTGGCCCGGGTGCGGGCCGAGATGGATCAGATCCTGGCCGAGCACACCGGGCACCCGGCAGCCAAGATCCGGGAGGACACCGACCGCAAGATGGCGCTGTCGGCGCACGACGCGGTCGCCTACGGCCTCGCCGACCGGGTGATCACGCACCGCGAGCCGCGGGCGTACCGGCTCAACGCCGCCTGA
- a CDS encoding ClpP family protease produces the protein MQQAISGTVDDQVAVQLLHQRIIVLGAEVDDPIANRICGQLLLLSAEDPQSTINLYINSPGGSVTAGLAIYDTMRLIPNEVSTLALGLAGSMGQFLLTAGTPGKRFALPHAQILMHQGSAGFGGTAADVEIYANQLERLGQTLLRLTAEHTGQPYDTVELDSRRDRWFTAEEARQYGLIDHIIDSVDDVRPSMTRQPMGLSA, from the coding sequence ATGCAACAAGCCATCAGCGGCACCGTCGACGACCAGGTGGCCGTCCAGCTGCTGCACCAGCGCATCATCGTGCTCGGTGCCGAGGTCGACGACCCGATCGCCAACCGGATCTGCGGGCAGCTGCTGCTGCTGTCCGCCGAGGATCCGCAGAGCACGATCAACCTGTACATCAACTCACCGGGCGGGTCGGTCACGGCCGGCCTGGCGATCTACGACACCATGCGGCTGATCCCCAACGAGGTCAGCACCCTGGCGCTCGGGCTGGCCGGCAGCATGGGCCAGTTCCTGCTCACCGCGGGCACCCCGGGCAAGCGGTTCGCGCTGCCGCACGCGCAGATCCTGATGCACCAGGGCTCGGCCGGGTTCGGCGGCACCGCGGCCGATGTGGAGATCTACGCCAACCAGCTGGAACGTCTCGGCCAGACGCTGCTGCGACTGACCGCCGAGCACACCGGCCAGCCGTACGACACGGTGGAGCTGGACAGCCGCCGCGACCGCTGGTTCACCGCCGAGGAGGCGCGGCAGTACGGCCTCATCGACCACATCATCGACAGCGTCGACGACGTCCGCCCGAGCATGACCCGCCAGCCGATGGGACTCTCCGCATGA